tggcatatttctaaaaaaaagtacctGTAAATGCATGACattttcaccgaatgtttatatgATCAGTTTCTACAcaccattaaattttaaaaatatttactcttTTTGGACTATTTACGCTTGTTTATTTAGATTGGACTTATTTATAGGAAtaagacaatttaaatttgtataggtttttttttaattattgatgataacacaaagattttatattattgaatttaaattgaacacATCTTATACAAGGACCCACTTAACATTTACTGTTTAGGAATCAGGAGAGAGGTATTCActaacccacctttttttatgatACATCTTATTATGTCCATGCCTTTCATTACTATTGGATTAAATGTAGTGTGGTTTAAAACGTCTATAGTGATTTTGATCAATTTATCTGTATGATTCTCGTCCAGAGACTCAAAATTTGTAACGTATAaaagatttctaaaaaataaataaaccatggTTAgttgatttcaaaataaattaaatatttttaaaactcacTTAAGCAAACAAAGTATAGATACTTCCATCAATGAATTGTTATCTTTGATTGATTTGTCCAAAGTATTTATAAACCATGTTATATGCTTCATTATAGTTTTTGCAGGACTTATAGTTGTATGATTTGATTCATATTCTGTAGTAGTacaaagtaatattaaataatattttaattttaaataaaaactaatataaacttACTATATCTACTAAAATTTGCCAATGACCTTACAGCCGACAACTTaacgtataaattattagaatgtAGTTTTTTAAGTAGCCATTctactaaatataaaacatcaagttgcttattattttccatagagccatctaaataaaaacattaaaatttaaaatttaggagAGAGAATTCatgtaagttaaaatttaacttcacaatataatatatacttaatattacaaaattgtatttcaaattttgactccAGATGTAACAAAGCACAAGCCAAGATCACAaagacataaataattattaatatattttaagtaatccATACCATCGTTGgaaagtaatattatgatatcacatatttttttaacaatacgtTTTGGATCTTCTTCTTGGTTTTCTTcatatttatctaatatttctattaatgttttatgtttttcttttaatatccaattataaacatctaaacatatttttattttatatagtatacgtCATATATGTTAGTTTAAGTATTTTATGCATTTACTATAAATTTTAGAGACTtgtttaatgaatttaatacaaatggAAGTGACAttgatttgcatattatatgtttcCAATAAGCgatcaataaaataacatttttcataatctGTTATTTTAGTGTTACTTGAGGATTTTCTAACAATATTGATCATTACTGATACcaagtttatataaaatctatagttattattattatattccatgtATTTAAttccatacaaatttaattcttCAATCATGTTATCCTGAAACTGAAATATgtactataacattttttcttataaatatattaatagattattatttattatttatataaaccttGTAATTGTAGTCATCCAAatgagttaaatttaataataacccAATGACAACAGGTTGAATGTTTTCATTAATGTTTGTTTTCAACACTTCCATCGTAATTAAAAGACATCCTTCCTTCAATGCACACTTGGTATTTTCctctaaacattttttgaaacaaatgtatacctttttttttttttgaaagtgctttgtataatttaagtgcacaatgtatttaaaattaagtaattactgggtgattcttttatcaaacaacacatAGTTCAAGTCGcgtataaaacaacgtttttattaaaaaattatatttttaaatatttttataattttttaagttttttactttttt
This portion of the Acyrthosiphon pisum isolate AL4f chromosome A1, pea_aphid_22Mar2018_4r6ur, whole genome shotgun sequence genome encodes:
- the LOC100163002 gene encoding uncharacterized protein LOC100163002 — protein: MEKMSLFESFNNNTKNKQVNEIDYENIMDLFNELSELDPKCLSADDYDKLINFLPLSPNTHGDQVLAAGCNVIASLCSDDLARHYFGEKITVSTVNILKSLTSRIDKDKCIQECLLQTCRAVGNLCYYHEENTKCALKEGCLLITMEVLKTNINENIQPVVIGLLLNLTHLDDYNYKFQDNMIEELNLYGIKYMEYNNNNYRFYINLVSVMINIVRKSSSNTKITDYEKCYFIDRLLETYNMQINVTSICIKFIKQVSKIYNVYNWILKEKHKTLIEILDKYEENQEEDPKRIVKKICDIIILLSNDDGSMENNKQLDVLYLVEWLLKKLHSNNLYVKLSAVRSLANFSRYKYESNHTTISPAKTIMKHITWFINTLDKSIKDNNSLMEVSILCLLKNLLYVTNFESLDENHTDKLIKITIDVLNHTTFNPIVMKGMDIIRCIIKKGGISQKQLVLYKNSIFIKLVTTHCNSVDEDIQILAKKLLYSINEDINESEIVGSKTIENNLQIIEKI